The nucleotide sequence ACCTTGCTTCCTGTGAGGACTGTTCAGGGTTAACAGAGCAGACTTCTTTAAACCTGTCGTAGCAAACAGAAACTGAGGTTAATGCAGACACGTTAAAGCTGTAGATGGGATCCGGGTTGATTCTGATCTCAGCTCACTCTAAAGGTGTTTAGCgtgaaacagaaaatgatcCTTGATTTCAGATTCTCTGTTTTATGAATGaagcctttctgtgtgtgggAAGTTCCCTCAGAGCCGTGGAGTCCCGCTACTTTCAGTTCCCAGACTGCCGCCGCACATCACACAGGAAGTCACATGCACAGCTCTACAAAATAAAGGTGTGTCCCTGACcagactttaaaaacaaagtaaatgcATTAATATGAACATGGCAAAcgtttctgcttttattttgaaggcttGACTCTTAAAAGTGATGACATCACACTTTTCTCTTCCACGTtcttcattttaaaatcttaaacacAATAAATAGTTCTTGTTTCTGTCGCTGTAGTACAACTCACGTGAGTATGCAGTAATATTCATCAGTACCAAAAACACAACGAGCATCGAGCATCTCTTTTCACGTATACGTCATACAAAGTACATGCAGAACTTTCACTGCTCCTCGCTGTTCctgagtccccccccccctcagctCAATGTCTACTTCACATTAAAGaacattgattttctctgtATCTTTAAGACGGCCTCGCTCAGGGCAGCATATTATGAAGTCAAATAAATAGctacagttgacaaattaatttaatcaaatggACATGGGTCAGAACGTGGGTCAGAACGTGGGTCAGACCGTGGATCCGAACATGGATCAGACCGTGGATCAGACCGTGGATCAGAACGTGGGTCAGAACGTGGGTCAGAACGTGGATCAGACCGTGGATCAGACCGTGGATCAGAACATGGATCAGACCGTGGATCAGACCGTGGATCAGAACGTGGGTCAGAACGTGGGTCAGAACATGGGTCAGACCGTGGATCCGAACATGGATCAGACCGTGGATCAGACCGTGGATCAGACCGTGGGTCAGAACGTGGGTCAGAACGTGGATCAGACCGTGGATCAGACCGTGGATCAGAACATGGATCAGACCGTGGATCAGACCGTGGATCAGAACGTGGGTCAGAACGTGGGTCAGACCGTGGATCCGAACATGGATCAGACCGTGGATCAGACCGTGGATCAGAACGTGGGTCAGAACGTGGGTCAGAACGTGGATCAGACCGTGGATCAGAACGTGGGTCAGAACGTGGATCAGAACGTGGATCAGAACGTGGATCCGAACGTGGATCCGAACGTGGATCAGACCGTGGGTCAGAACGTGGATCAGACCGTGGATTAGACCGTGGATTAGAACATGGATCAGACCGTGGATCAGACCGTGGATCAGAACGTGGATCAGAACGTGGACCCGAACATGGATCAGACCGTTGATCAGACCGTGGATCAGACCGTGGATCCGAACATGGATCAGACCGTGGATCAGACCGTGGATCAGAACGTGGGTCAGAACGTGGGTCAGAACGTGGACCCGAATATGGATCAGACCGTGGATCCGAACATGGATCAGACCGTGGATCAGACCATGGATCAGAACGTGGGTCAGACCGTGGATCCGAATGTGGATCAGAACGTGGATCAGAACGTGGGTCAGAACGTGGATCAGAACGTGTACCCGAACATGGATCAGACCGTGGATCCGAACATGGATCAGAACGCGGATCAGAACGTGGATCAGACCGTGGATTAGACCGTGGATCAGACCGTGGATTAGACCGTGGATCAGAACGTGGGTCAGAACGTGGGTCAGAACGTGGATCAGACCATGGATCAGAACGTGGGTCAGAACGTGGGTCAGAACGTGGATCAGAACGTGGGTCAGAACGTGGGTCAGACCATGGGTCAGAACGTGGGTCAGAACGTGGATCAGACCATGGATCAGAACGTGGGTCAGAACGTGGGTCAGAACGTGGATCAGAACGTGGGTCAGAACGTGGATCAGGCCGTGGATCAGGCCGTGGGATCAGGCCGTGGATCAGAACGCGGACCCGAACGTGGATCAGACCGTGGATCAGACCGTGGATCAGACCGTGGATCAGAACATGGGTCAGAACGTGGGTCAGAACGTGGATCAGACCATGGATCAGAACGTGGGTCAGAACGTGGATCAGAACGTGGGTCAGAACGTGGATCAGACCGTGGATCCGAACGTGGATCAGACCGTGGATCAGACCGTGGATCAGAACGTGGGTCAGAACGTAGGTCAGAACGTGGACCCGAATATGGATCAGACCGTGGATCCGAACATGGATCAGGCCGTGGGATCAGGCCGTGGATCAGAACGCGGATTCAAACGTGGATCAGAACGCGGATCAGACCGTGGATCAGAACGTGGGTCAGAACGTGGATCAGAACGTGGGTCAGAGCGTGGATCAGAACGTGGGTCAGAACGTGGGTCAGATCGTGGATCAGAACGTGGATCCGAATGTGGATCAGACCGTGGATCAGAAGGTGGATCAGATCGTGGATCCGAATGTGGATCAGAACATGGATCAGAACGTGGGTCAGAACGTGGATCCGAACGTGGATCATAACGTGGATCCGAATGTGGATCAGACTGTGGATCAGAACGTGGATCCGAATGTGGATCAGACCGTGGATCAGATTGCGGGTCAGAATGCGGATCAGAAGGTGGATCAGATCGTGGATCCGAATGTGGATCAGACTGTGGATCAGACCGTGGATCAGAACGTGGGTCAGAACGTGGGTCAGAACGTGGGTCAGAACGCGGGTCAGAAGGTGGATCAGATCGTGGACCCGAATGTGGATCAGACCGTGGATCAGAACTTGTGTTAGACCGTGGTTCCATATTACTATATTgttatctgtgtgtttatgtccaGCAGCTAATCAGGGACCTGGATCAGAGGTTTGGGGGGCCAATATGTGACCAGtcaggagtgagaatgtgttggggagggagactttttgtttcacatgtgaAATGACGTTCAGCTTCACACAGACAGGATGCTGAACTGCCTCTACACGTTAATGTGTTGATCAAGTCCATTACTTTTATTGTGCTGTTATAATTACACGGTCTTTACCTTcaggttctggttctggttctggttccaCTTCTGGCAGCAGTGTAGCGGCTTTGTGTGGATGAAagtgtttaaatttaaaagaataATTAAATGATTCTAAAGCAGCGTCATCTCAGAAGGTTCCAGCGGATCTGGATCCGGGTCTggaacatagactgtataaaagacgTGGGCGtagtcacctgttggtttgtggagcgccgttttgaagcctcgagtttggccgataaaCACGACTGAGACCATGAAGTCACCAGGAAAGTGTTTCCTAAGGGAATGAATCAGCTCAGCCTCAGTTTACCATCATTTCTAATGGAGACggacttctttctgcagctaaagagtcgccccctgctggccgttcaatagaatgcagatttaagggacttccgcgttcGCCTCAGGTCTCTGACCCGAAGCTTCCCGCCTGGTCTGGATCCAGCAGTTACATGACCGAGAGATCGAAAGTGAAACCTGCTCAGGCGGCGGTGATGGTTCAGCCCTTTAACTCAGTGCGCTGATTAATTGGCGGAGTTCGGTGGCCTGCAGAGGAACAGAGTTTCTGCAGAACCTCTACTCTTTATTGACTTTGAGAACTCGAAGGTCCGCCTCCACCACTCACTCCATGCGCGCTCCCGCGGCCGGGCAGGCGTCTTATCAGGGGAGAGTAGCTCTGCGCACCAGCGGCATTTCCTGGTTCAGAGGACTGCGCATTCGGCCTTCGGACCTGCGAGTTTCTGAGGCTTAACTGGTTCTGGTTCTCTGGCGGAACCGTCTCCAGACCGGTTCCCGGTTATCTCGTGGTCTTCACTGGGTAACGGACAGTCGGGGTCCGTTCTGGGCTCGGGCGGAACGCGGAAATAGGCTCGGTGCGCCTTTCAGGCGCTCGAGCAGCAGCTGACGGAGGACACCTGGAGCTGCAGGTGAGCTGCAGTaaaacacacagctttctctatAAAGTCTGGTGCAGGAGCCTCCGGGCTCTGATCCTGGACCGGCAGGGCGGGCGAGGCCCCCAGCTGGACCCCCGTTGATCCGTTACTGATGCTTCTGGTTATCGATCCTATCTTCCAGGTTTGAGAACAGAGACCCGGATGGAACTGTAACATCTGGACAGTAACTCAGTACACGTTCAAGGTACTTTACTcgagtatttccatttgatgaGACGTCATACTTGTACTTTGTTTATGTGACAGAAGTTGAAGTCGTTAGAGATAAGACTAACACGGAGGGGGCACCTGGTCCAGACCTGGATCGGGCTTCACTAGGGAGACTGAAGTTTTCTAAAGTATTGATTACAAACATGTGGAAAGAGTATTACAGTaatttacccccccccccttactTCCCAGCTAAAATCTCTGGATCTGGTCTCAGGATCTGGCTTAAGGATTCTCATCCTGAGGATCAAGAATGTCCTTCAAGATGCATCTGTTAACGAGCAGAACTGTGGCTGTGATCCTGCCGGTACTACTGCTGCTGGGGTGAGTACtaatactgcaaatactactgctgCTGGGGTGAGTAGtaatactgcaaatactactgctgCTGGGGTGAGTAGtaatactgcaaatactactgctgCTGGGGTGAGTACtaatactgcaaatactactgctgCTGGGGTAGGTACtaatactgcaaatactactgctgCTGGGGTGAGTAGtaatactgcaaatactactgctgCTGGGGTGAGTACtaatactgcaaatactactgctgCTGGGGTGAGTGCtaatactgcaaatactactgctgCTTGGGtgactctgtctgtctttgctcactgtccgtctgtctttgctcactgtccgtctgtctttactcactgtccgtctgtctttactcactgtccgtctgtctttactcactgtccgtctgtctttgctcactgtctgtccgtctctctttactcactgtccgtctgtctttgctcactgtctgtccg is from Micropterus dolomieu isolate WLL.071019.BEF.003 ecotype Adirondacks linkage group LG02, ASM2129224v1, whole genome shotgun sequence and encodes:
- the LOC123967447 gene encoding ring-infected erythrocyte surface antigen-like, translating into MDQNVGQNVGQNVDQNVGQNVGQTMGQNVGQNVDQTMDQNVGQNVGQNVDQNVGQNVDQAVDQATVDQTVDQTVDQNMGQNVGQNVDQTMDQNVGQNVDQNVGQNVDQTVDPNVDQTVDQTVDQNVGQNNADQTVDQNVGQNVDQNVGQSVDQNVGQNVGQIVDQNVDPNVDQTVDQKVDQIVDPNVDQNMDQNVGQNVDPNVDHNVDPNVDQTVDQNVDPNVDQTVDQIAGQNADQKVDQIVDPNVDQTVDQTVDQNVGQNVGQNVGQNAGQKVDQIVDPNVDQTVDQNLC